TTGCCTTCAATTTATGCACATATCTTGATCTTTTATTAATGATTACCGTATCTTCATTAAACCTTTTTATCTGAAGTGCTAACTCATTGATTTTCAAAGCAGTTCCTCCTTTCTAGTTATAGTAAAAGGTTTTCTTAGTAATGATCGCTCCGACAACTACCAGAATAATGCATACTACAATAGTACTCAATAAACTCATTGCGGCGCTTAAGCCATAGTTATAACTGGTAAATGCCGCCTCATATGCCATATCAACCACCTCACTATTCACAAAGGAATCGATGATGGTATACACTACATTGGTAAGAATCAGTGGTGATACCATGGGAAAGGTTACTTTCCAGAAGGTCTCATAGGTGGTTGCTCCTTCAATCTTTGACACTTCATACAATGCTGACGGTACGGACTGCAGGGAAGCGATAAAAATAATAATCTGAACACTGGAGGAACGGACAATTTCATATATCCTTCCGACCAGTCCCGTAATATAATCCAATAAATTTACAGGCAATCCAAAGTCCATCAAAATCTCAAAGAAGTAATCCATATTAACACCGGAAACAGGTGCCATTTCAGCGACCATGGTTGCTGCTCCGCCCTGTATATTTTGAGTCGCAAGCTCCAAGGCTTGCAGAATTGCTCCAGAACCAAGCAGAATAGGCAGGAAGAATATAGCCCGCACCATAGCCCTTCCTTTAAACTTGCCATTTAACAATATGGCAATTAACAAACTGAAAAAGATAATAAATGGTACATCGATTAAAATATCTCTTAGCGAATTAACAAATACTTGATTAAAGCTGGCATGCTCAAACAGCGCGTATTTATAGTTATCCAACCCAATAAAGGTCGCCTTATACCCTCCTGTCTCCGCAATATCGATTCTGCTGAGAGAGAATTGTATTGTTTGTAGCAAGCTTTTTATGTAGTAAATAGCAAAACCAAGGAACCAGGGTAGTATAAAGAGGTATCCGGCTATCGCCCGTTTCTGCATAAGTGTTAGTCTCTTATTCTTCATTCTGCAACCCCCTCTAATACATAACCCATTGACGGTATTGTAACTCCCTCAATGTCCTTATCTTCCCCGTTATAATTGATATAGATGGTAACCCCGTTATCGTATGTAACTTTCCTAACCCCGTTACCAAGAATGCTGTGGTCTGTTATGGCACTATTCACCACATGCTTCAGAACCTTATTGGCACTTTGATATAATTCAGCAGCATCCTCCAGCCAGGTCGTATACTGGGTGGTGTACATATAATTCATACCGGTATATTTCATATCGCTTGACTCTTCATAGGAAAGCGTAAAGTGAGGAGCTGTTCCAAATTCCAACATACGAAGTAGGATATCCTGTTTATCATAGCTGTCGCTTAAGTTGATCGCTCCTGTTGTATAATCAATGCTGCCATGAATCACCATCTGGTAGAACGGTATCTCCTCATCCACGATATAAAACGGATTATGGCTGGCCGGGACATTGATTAGATCCTCAGCATATTTAAAGGAGTATGAATTACCTCCATTCATCATAAGATTATCTATTTGCTGATCCAGACGCTCCAGCTGACCCAGCACAACATATTTTGTATTTTCTCTGTTTATGATATTGGATCGCTTCTTATCGGAAGCCAGCATATCTCCCATATCACGTAACGATACACCGGATAAAGCAACCTTATCTATCTTTCCGAGGAACTTATCTACATAACGCACTAAGAATTTAGGCGAAAGCACATTATACATTGATTCCATATATCCGGTTCCATTCTGTCTCAGATACACCGGGTTGGTCATACCAAGGCCGATGGGATATCCGGCATAGTACTGGGCATTTTCCATTTTGTAGTTGTATTTGAAGGTACCTTCCGCTGCATAGCTTACTCTCTGGAATGCCACATCCCCATACAGTCTGTATCCTGCATCGTTCATTTTGCTATAAAGCTTCTTAAGGTCTCGTTTTCCACCAAGCTCACGATCCACTTTAATATTGGAAGCAACATCGTGATAATAGCCGTTATTGAACCAGCCAAGATAATTCATTCGGATGTTCTGTATCTGCTTATCGGACAATGCATCCACTATCATTCCAGCTTCATCAAAGGTGGTCATTGCATACACACTGGTATACGGTGTACCCAGAAAGCTTTCCTGTCTCTGTATTCCACCAACAATATCCAAATAGAAAGGAAGCGCTTCTTCCTCTTCTTTTTGAGTTAATTCTCCACGCTCGATTAATTGATTGCGATAATAATTCGCCATTCCTGAGTAATCTGCTTCCTCACCATTCAGAAATGCGAAGGAAACAGTTAAGTCCATCTGATAGATGTCCTTTTCCAAGGTTGGAAGGTCAGCCGATACACCACTGGCACCGAACATATACACCTCTTCCGATCCTCTGATTAGAAAGTCTGCATAAACGTTATTATAGCTATTGGTGTTGCCGGAGACATTTGCCACGATATCCGCCATGGCTTCTCCACTGGTTATTTCAGCAAATACTGCGGAATCAGCATGCTTAATTCCATAAACAGGCAGCCTTGCCTTTTCCGTATCCTCTACCTTTGTAAAGGATTGTGTCGTCTCATCCATTCCATATACATATTGATTATAGCGTTCTGTTTTTTTCCCATTGTTAAAATTGATAAGGGAACCAGAACCGTTCGGTACCATAATATACCCTTCTTCATCGGAACCACCGGCACCAAAATAGCACAGTAAGCTGATATTACTCAATCTTCCGCTGCCGGTCTCCTTTATTCCGCTGGTGGGGATGGTAACCTCCAACCGATCTTCTACCAGACGATATTCCAAAGGAATAGTAAAGGTGGTACGTTCTGGAATCTCACCACCGGATGCAGCCGCAGCATCTTCATCATAATCTGCCTGTGTATAGCCGGCCTTCTCAATTAATTTATTCATCTTCTGAAGACCTACCTTACTACCCTTTACTCCTGATGCCAGCTCCAGAAAGCCATCAATATCCTTAGATTTCACATAACTGGTTCGGATACTCCTTGCTTCCTTGTCAGTTAATTTGCTTAGGATCTTCTCCTGCAACCGTTCCTCCGTGATATACAAAGGAATCAATCCTGTTGGGTTCTCCATATTGCCGAGCAAATAGGTATATCGAATTCCATCCTTTAGTCTTTCAATTTCATACTGTCCCTTTTCAACACTGTAATCATAGTTATACATCTTGATTTCAGTCATACTGATATCATAATAGGTAAGTACAAATTGAGAATTCAGATCTACCATATTATTACCGCTTGCTATCGGATCATCTGACCGATTCACTGGGTTGGAATAGGTAATTGCACCGGATCTCTTATCATAGATTGCAATTTCTGTCGTTGTGGTATTGGTATATAGCTTTAGATAATCATTCTCTGCTGCTAAAATCATTCCTTCTACATTCGGACTATCATCTTTCAGCTCTTTAAATTCATTACCTTCTTCAAAGGTATATTCCGGTAAATATTTTCTGTACTCGTTATAAAAAAAATAGTGAACACATAAATATGCAGCATATCCTGCCACAGCGAGGACGATTACCAGTACGATAATTAGTCGGAGTTTCATATTTTTCTTCACAGTCCTGCCCCCCTATACTCTCAGTATCAACTCATCATAAGCGCTTCGGAGAAATAGCATAACTTGCTGCACTAATGAGAACATCAATAAAATCACAAAGATTATCAGTATAAAGGCAATCAATGAAAACAAGATTGTAGCAATTGTTTTTCCAAGGCCAAAATTATGTATAACCATAATTCCTATTAACAGCAAAATTGCAAAATAAAGGATTGGCAAGGTAGTCAGAAGATAGTAGATTGCCTCCTCATCAGCTGCAATAAACCAGGATATTATGGTGGCAGGTATATAGGTAAGGACCATAGGGAGCATGGAATATCCGATTACGGTAACAATATCCTTGAATCTTCCTTCCCCTTCCATTAAACAGGTTATGGACCAATTTGCCGTAGCTAGCAATAAGACAACCACGAATAAACCCATAATCTCTACCAACGAATTTACCGATAGCGGATTCACCGGATTTACGACAAAGCTTGCATACCTCCGATTAATAGAGAAGGATAGACCAAATAGCAATACTAACAGTAGCGCTAATCGAACACTTCCTTTTCCTCTATGTCTTATTTCATAAAAGCCCTCAAAGGGATGGGTTATAACATAAAACGGATATAGTAATTTTTCCTTCTTACTCATAATCACCTGCTCCCTTCCCTTTCCTGTTCTTGATCTTTTTCCATATAAACAGTGCTACAACAAGCAATAACAGTCCGGTAAGAATATAACTTAGGTTATCCCTCAATATTTCATCACGATAACGCTTGAAGGCTATGGAGTAATATTCCCGGTTCATTCCAAGCTTCAAATATTTCATGGCATTTTTGTTATCGCCTGCTGCCAGATAGGATTTCCCAATTCCTACATACGCCAGCTCAAAATTGGAATCAAGCTTAAGTACTTCTCGCCACAGAGCTACGGCTGACGCTTCATCCCCATCGTAACGTAGTGCCACAGCTTCATTGATTAATCTACCGTATTGTGTCGGTACAAAGGTTACGATCTCACCACGATAGGAATCCAGAACCAGAATATGGCCTCCTTTTTCTTCTATGGCCACCGGATTCTGAAAGGTTCCTTCCTGGCTTCCCATACCTCCGAATATATATAAGATATTTCCCTCATGGTCATATGTAAAAATACGTCCTCTTGTCATATCCACTACGGAATAAATTCCATTATCACGATATACAATATCAACAATTCTGGAAGGACCGGAAAACTGACTTCCCATTCTCCAATACAGATCTCCGCTTAATTTCCCAGCTTTATTCTTATCATTGTTTTTCTTGATTACATCCTGACCCTTTGGATTCAATCTACGAACGGATTGTGAGCCAGAGGCATCCACATTGGTTGCATAAATGAAACCGTCCGGTGCCATATCCACTCCCGTGAACTCGGTGGGGATAAACTGAATCTGTCTTTGTCTCTGTGCCTTGGTAGAAAATCTCCTCCAGATTTTCTCATATAAGCTGATTGTTACTTTAATCGTTCCGGAAAACCCGGTAAATTGTGAATTTTCGTCAAAGGCCATAATGCCCTGAAACATATTCTTTGCGATGATATATACTCTGTCTGCATAATCCACGGTCACCTTCAGAGGTGCAAATACAAAGCCTTCCTCCAGAACCTCCGAAGTTGGATCGCTGATGATTTTCAATAGAGATCCATCTTCGTTCAGCGCCACAACACGAAAATTATCCGTGTCAGCGATATAAAGCTCATTATCTCCTGTTACATAGATGCCCGACGGAGTCTTAAAAGAGTCTGCCGTGCCTTGATTATCAAAGGTGTCAATGACTTTTTCGAGCTGCATCGCATCATTCAGTACCACGATACGATTGTTACCGGTATCTGCTATATAGACTCTTCCATCCTCTGCAACAAACAAATCCTGTGGATTGGATAATACATCAATCCCCATATCCTTTCCGGAGATATTGCCATCCGGAATATATGCTGCCGGTGTGTAATTAATATCATTCCAATAATCATAATTATAGGTTTGATACGGAACATTCGTATTCGCTGATGCGTTGATGGTGTTGAATGAAAGTAGT
The nucleotide sequence above comes from Variimorphobacter saccharofermentans. Encoded proteins:
- a CDS encoding DUF5696 domain-containing protein, with product MKKNMKLRLIIVLVIVLAVAGYAAYLCVHYFFYNEYRKYLPEYTFEEGNEFKELKDDSPNVEGMILAAENDYLKLYTNTTTTEIAIYDKRSGAITYSNPVNRSDDPIASGNNMVDLNSQFVLTYYDISMTEIKMYNYDYSVEKGQYEIERLKDGIRYTYLLGNMENPTGLIPLYITEERLQEKILSKLTDKEARSIRTSYVKSKDIDGFLELASGVKGSKVGLQKMNKLIEKAGYTQADYDEDAAAASGGEIPERTTFTIPLEYRLVEDRLEVTIPTSGIKETGSGRLSNISLLCYFGAGGSDEEGYIMVPNGSGSLINFNNGKKTERYNQYVYGMDETTQSFTKVEDTEKARLPVYGIKHADSAVFAEITSGEAMADIVANVSGNTNSYNNVYADFLIRGSEEVYMFGASGVSADLPTLEKDIYQMDLTVSFAFLNGEEADYSGMANYYRNQLIERGELTQKEEEEALPFYLDIVGGIQRQESFLGTPYTSVYAMTTFDEAGMIVDALSDKQIQNIRMNYLGWFNNGYYHDVASNIKVDRELGGKRDLKKLYSKMNDAGYRLYGDVAFQRVSYAAEGTFKYNYKMENAQYYAGYPIGLGMTNPVYLRQNGTGYMESMYNVLSPKFLVRYVDKFLGKIDKVALSGVSLRDMGDMLASDKKRSNIINRENTKYVVLGQLERLDQQIDNLMMNGGNSYSFKYAEDLINVPASHNPFYIVDEEIPFYQMVIHGSIDYTTGAINLSDSYDKQDILLRMLEFGTAPHFTLSYEESSDMKYTGMNYMYTTQYTTWLEDAAELYQSANKVLKHVVNSAITDHSILGNGVRKVTYDNGVTIYINYNGEDKDIEGVTIPSMGYVLEGVAE
- a CDS encoding NHL repeat-containing protein gives rise to the protein MKKKKLILIPMFILLLSFNTINASANTNVPYQTYNYDYWNDINYTPAAYIPDGNISGKDMGIDVLSNPQDLFVAEDGRVYIADTGNNRIVVLNDAMQLEKVIDTFDNQGTADSFKTPSGIYVTGDNELYIADTDNFRVVALNEDGSLLKIISDPTSEVLEEGFVFAPLKVTVDYADRVYIIAKNMFQGIMAFDENSQFTGFSGTIKVTISLYEKIWRRFSTKAQRQRQIQFIPTEFTGVDMAPDGFIYATNVDASGSQSVRRLNPKGQDVIKKNNDKNKAGKLSGDLYWRMGSQFSGPSRIVDIVYRDNGIYSVVDMTRGRIFTYDHEGNILYIFGGMGSQEGTFQNPVAIEEKGGHILVLDSYRGEIVTFVPTQYGRLINEAVALRYDGDEASAVALWREVLKLDSNFELAYVGIGKSYLAAGDNKNAMKYLKLGMNREYYSIAFKRYRDEILRDNLSYILTGLLLLVVALFIWKKIKNRKGKGAGDYE
- a CDS encoding Yip1 family protein, with product MSKKEKLLYPFYVITHPFEGFYEIRHRGKGSVRLALLLVLLFGLSFSINRRYASFVVNPVNPLSVNSLVEIMGLFVVVLLLATANWSITCLMEGEGRFKDIVTVIGYSMLPMVLTYIPATIISWFIAADEEAIYYLLTTLPILYFAILLLIGIMVIHNFGLGKTIATILFSLIAFILIIFVILLMFSLVQQVMLFLRSAYDELILRV
- a CDS encoding carbohydrate ABC transporter permease: MKNKRLTLMQKRAIAGYLFILPWFLGFAIYYIKSLLQTIQFSLSRIDIAETGGYKATFIGLDNYKYALFEHASFNQVFVNSLRDILIDVPFIIFFSLLIAILLNGKFKGRAMVRAIFFLPILLGSGAILQALELATQNIQGGAATMVAEMAPVSGVNMDYFFEILMDFGLPVNLLDYITGLVGRIYEIVRSSSVQIIIFIASLQSVPSALYEVSKIEGATTYETFWKVTFPMVSPLILTNVVYTIIDSFVNSEVVDMAYEAAFTSYNYGLSAAMSLLSTIVVCIILVVVGAIITKKTFYYN